The Opitutus sp. ER46 genome segment CGCTGACGCGCGGATCGATCGCGGCGATGCGCCCCTCGAGCACCTGGCCCGGGGCGGCGTCGCTCGTGACCCGAACCGGCTGGCCCATGGCGAGCCGGGGGAAATCCTGCTGCGGGAGCGAGAAATCAACGTGGATGGGATCGAGGGTCTCGAGTTGAGCGATGGCATCGCCCTTGTTGAGGAACTGGCCCGGATAGATGCGCACGATGCCGAGCCGGCCGGCGAAGGGGGCGACGATCCGCTTCTTCGCGATGGTCGCCCGGAGCTGATCGGCGGCCGCGCGCGTCTGGGCGACGGCGGCCTCGGCAGCGTCGAGGTCGGCCGGCGTGTTGGTGTGATTGGCTCGCAGTTCCTGCGCGCGGGTGAGATTGGCGGCGGCCAGCTTGGCCTGCGCCTCGAGGCCGGCGAGTTGCGCCGTCTCGACCGAGGTGTCGAGTTCCACCAGCAGCGCGCCGGCGGCGACTTCCGCACCGGACTCAATGGCGATCGCGCGAACCACGCCCTCAAGCTCGGTCTTCACCACGATGCCGCGGTAACTCGCGAGCGAGCCCACGGCCGGGAACGTCGTCTGCCAGACCTCCTCGTTGGCCGTCACGGCGCTGACCGTCACCGGCGGTTGGACGACGCGGGCCCGAGCCTCCATGGCCTTGCGAATCGAAAGGAACTTGGCGCCGAAAATCGCGCCCAGAACCGCGAAGGCGATAATCAGGGTGAGGGTGACTCGTGTTTTCATGCGGAAAATCCCGTCTTCAAATCACGGCGCCAGCTAGCTCGCAATATGCAAGGTTCCTTCATTCAGGACCCTACCAGTGCCAAGTAGCGCGGGTTGCAGCCCGCGCGGGAGGGTTTGACGCATCCGAGTGAAGATTTCCCACCCGACGCATTGACTTGAGGCGCATCCGGTAGCGTATTCCGCGCGCCACCCGCGCGCGTCACCTCCGCGCACGTCGGCCACCCACGCACATGGACGGAATCAGCCTCATCCAAGATCTTGCCGTTGTCCTGCTCGCCGCGAGTGCCGCGGCCGCCATCTGCCGTCGCATCGGCCTGTCGGTTATCGTCGGCTACCTGTTCGCCGGCATCGTCATCGGTCCCTACACCCCACCCTTCGCACTGGTGTCGGACGTAAACCGCATTCAGACGCTGTCCCAGGTCGGCCTGGTTTTCCTGATGTTCGGCATCGGGCTGGGATTGAGCCTGAGCAAGCTGGGCCGCATGGGCTGGCCGACGTTGCTGGCGACCGGACTCGGCGCGTTCTTCGTCTTCATGCTGACGCGGGCGCTCGGCCACTTCGTGGGCTGGAACAGCGCCCAGTCACTTTTCATCGCCGCGATGTTCATGGTGTCCAGCTCGGCGGTGATCGCCAAGGTGCTGGACGAACTGAACCTCAGCCACGACCGCTCCGGGCAGGTGGCGCTGAGCATCACCGTGCTCGAGGACGTCGTGGCGGTGGTGATGCTGACCCTGCTCGCCGCGCGCACCAGCGGGGGAGACGCGAACGTGGGCTCGCTGCTGACAAGCATGTCGGCGTTCGTCGTCCTGCTGGTCGGCGTCGGCCTGCTGATGGTGCCGCGACTGCTGCGCCGGCTGGAAGCCCGGGCGGATCCGGAGATTCTCACCATCACCGTGGCCGGGGTGCTGTTCCTGCTCTCGATTGCAGCGGTGAAGGCGGGGTACTCGCTCGCGCTCGGCGCCTTCCTGCTCGGCGCGATCGTGGCCGAGATCCCCCAGCGCGCGCCGGTGGAGAAGGCGTTCGCCGGCATGCGCGA includes the following:
- a CDS encoding efflux RND transporter periplasmic adaptor subunit yields the protein MKTRVTLTLIIAFAVLGAIFGAKFLSIRKAMEARARVVQPPVTVSAVTANEEVWQTTFPAVGSLASYRGIVVKTELEGVVRAIAIESGAEVAAGALLVELDTSVETAQLAGLEAQAKLAAANLTRAQELRANHTNTPADLDAAEAAVAQTRAAADQLRATIAKKRIVAPFAGRLGIVRIYPGQFLNKGDAIAQLETLDPIHVDFSLPQQDFPRLAMGQPVRVTSDAAPGQVLEGRIAAIDPRVSDTTRTIQVRATLANPGDKLRPGMFAQVEVVLPAEEKHVVVPNSAIIYNPYGDTVFVVENGVVQPRFIKPGPQRGEIVAVLSGLKPGEQVVTSGQLKLRAGSKVKIDNSLAPGANPAPKPTES